One Prinia subflava isolate CZ2003 ecotype Zambia chromosome 8, Cam_Psub_1.2, whole genome shotgun sequence DNA window includes the following coding sequences:
- the NR2C2AP gene encoding nuclear receptor 2C2-associated protein isoform X1, producing the protein MPVEPLVCARTATRVSSVLNRDVKHFGKQHLFDGSEETCWNSDQGTSQWVTLEFPSPVRVSQLQLQFQGGFSSRLCTLEGCRTGEELVKISELYPQDSHAMQRFQLEETVLDKLKITFGSSTDFFGRIVVYHLGVLGERL; encoded by the exons ATGCCCGTGGAGCCCCTGGTGTGCGCCCGCACGGCCACGCG GGTGAGCTCCGTGCTGAACCGGGACGTGAAGCACTTTGGGAAGCAGCACCTGTTCGATGGCAGCGAGGAGACCTGCTGGAACTCGGAccag GGCACGTCCCAGTGGGTCACCCTGGAGTTCCCCAGCCCCGTCAGGGTCtcgcagctccagctgcagttccAGGGGGGATTTTCCAGCCGCCTGTGCACGCTGGAAG gctgcagaaCAGGAGAGGAACTGGTGAAAATATCGGAGCTGTACCCCCAGGACAGCCACGCCATGCAA AGATTCCAGCTGGAGGAGACGGTGCTGGACAAGCTGAAGATCACCTTTGGGAGCAGCACGGATTTCTTCGGGAGGATCGTGGTTTATCACCTGGGCGTGCTGGGGGAGAGGCTCTAG
- the MEF2B gene encoding myocyte-specific enhancer factor 2B, whose amino-acid sequence MGRKKIQISRILDQRNRQVTFTKRKFGLMKKAYELSVLCDCEIALIIFNSTNRLFQYASTDMDKVLLKYTEYSEPHESRTNSDILETLKRKGLGLESHELELEEGPEPPGDKGRRLGDSVDLALARPRFYSPVPLPEAAYGSSPPGLDGAGGSTGSSPQGPGRSPALRAAAPRPPGRSPGPLPPGLSYPLFPAASLGRALATKTPPPLFLGAEGRRGESPGSLASGRSGGSAARPLYPALQSLSPALSPGSSGLAAFPFLSPAPADFGAGEVPPPPGFLQPPAWQHPRDMAALGASSRPVPAEEPAPVPGVSPQAISIKSERVSPGLGCPPGQPPLPSLAPLSEAPRAPGELQPRDDFAKAFPPYAPGPDEQRVPAVPAVPTRRGQPADVWQR is encoded by the exons ATGGGTcggaaaaaaatccagatcaGCCGGATTTTGGACCAGCGGAACCGGCAG GTGACCTTCACCAAGCGGAAATTTGGGCTGATGAAGAAGGCGTACGAGCTGAGCGTGCTGTGCGACTGCGAGATCGCCCTCATCATCTTCAACAGCACCAACCGCCTGTTCCAGTACGCCAGCACCGACATGGACAAGGTGCTGCTCAAGTACACCGAGTACAGCGAGCCCCACGAGAGCCGCACCAACTCCGACATCCTCGAG ACGCTGAAGCGCAAAGGGTTGGGGCTGGAGAGCCAcgagctggagctggaggagggccCGGAGCCACCCGGGGACAAGGGGAGAAGGCTCGGGGACAGCGTGGATCTGGCGCTGGCGCGGCCCAGGTTTTAT AGCCCGGTGCCGCTGCCCGAGGCCGCCTACGGCAGTTCCCCGCCGGGCCTGGACGGGGCCGGGGGCAGCACCGGGAGCTCCCCGCAGGGCCCGGGCCGCTCTCCCGCCCTCAGAGCCGCGGCTCCGAGGCCACCGGGGCGGTCCCCAGGGCCACTGCCCCCAG GTCTCAGCTACCCCCTGTTCCCCGCCGCCAGCCTCGGCCGCGCCCTGGCCACCAAGACGCCCCCGCCGCTGTTCCTGGGGGCCGAGGGCCGGCGTGGCGAGTCCCCGGGCAGCCTGGCCAGCGGCCGGAGCGGTGGCAGCGCGGCG CGGCCGCTGTACCCcgccctgcagagcctgagccCCGCGCTCAGCCCGGGCAGCTCCGGCCTCGCCGccttccccttcctcagccCGGCGCCAGCGG ATTTTGGGGCTGGCGAggtcccgccgccccccggcttcctgcagcccccagcgTGGCAGCACCCAAGGGACATGGCAGCGCTGGG ggccagcagcaggcccGTCCCCGCGGAGGAGCCAGCCCCTGTCCCCGGCGTGTCCCCTCAGGCCATCAGCATCAAATCGGAGCGGGTGTCAccggggctgggctgtccccCGGGCCAgccccccctgcccagcctggcgCCCCTCAGCGaagccccccgagcccccggAGAGCTCCAGCCCCGCGATGACTTCGCCAAGGCCTTTCCTCCCTACGCGCCGGGGCCGGACGAGCAGAgggtccccgctgtccccgctgtccccacgAGGAGGGGACAGCCCGCGGACGTGTGGCAGAGATAG
- the BORCS8 gene encoding BLOC-1-related complex subunit 8 isoform X1: MEEPEMQLKVKKVTDKFTESLYVLANEPSVALFRLQEHVRRSLPELAQHKSDMQSWEEQSQGAIYTVEYACSAIKGMADSGVYFKGFGIFTLRVKFLEFWAGKEQDPGNELGFGIFTLRMKFLEFWAGKEQDAGNELGFGIFTLRMKFLEFWAGKNSRIQGMSWDLRFSL, encoded by the exons atGGAGGAACCGGAGATGCAGCTGAAGGTGAAGAAAG TGACGGACAAGTTCACCGAGAGCCTGTACGTGCTGGCCAACGAGCCCTCGGTGGCGCTGTTCCGGCTGCAGGAGCACGTCCGCCGCTCCCTGCCCGAGCTGGCCCAGCACAAG tcggacatgcagagctgggaggagcagagccagggagccATTTACACCGTGGAGTACGCCTGCAG cgCCATCAAGGGCATGGCTGACAGCGGGGTTTACTTCaagggatttgggattttcacATTGAGGGTGAaattcctggaattctgggCTGGAAAAGAGCAGGATCCAGGGAATGagttgggatttgggattttcacTTTGAGGATGAaattcctggaattctgggctggaaaagagcaggatgcagggaatgagttgggatttgggattttcacTTTGAGGATGAaattcctggaattctgggCTGGAAAAAACAGCAGGATCCAGGGAATGAGTTGGGATTTGAGATTTTCACTTTGA
- the NR2C2AP gene encoding nuclear receptor 2C2-associated protein isoform X2 — MCWVSPVRSKGPHSRPGVPSSAQSVPNAAGVSPALFWVSPMLSRCPQYVLGVLSVVQVSPLPPRCPHSRSGVPTPPRCPHLAQVSPSRPGVPILPRCPHPAQVSPFPPRCPQYVFWCPHPAQVSPSCPPCPALSAGSDARGAPGVRPHGHAGELRAEPGREALWEAAPVRWQRGDLLELGPGCRTGEELVKISELYPQDSHAMQRFQLEETVLDKLKITFGSSTDFFGRIVVYHLGVLGERL, encoded by the exons ATGTGTTGGGTGTCCCCAGTACGATCCAAGGGTCCCCATTCCCGtccaggtgtccccagctctgctcagagtGTCCCCAATGCTGCTGGAGTGTCCCCAGCGCTGTTTTGGGTGTCCCCAATGCTGTCCAGGTGTCCCCAGTATGTTTTGGGTGTCCTCAGTGTTGTCCAGGTGTCCCCACTCCCACCCAggtgtccccattcccgctcaGGTGTCCCCACtccccccaggtgtccccatcTCGCTCAGGTGTCCCCATCCCGCCCAGgtgtccccatcctgcccaggtGTCCCCATCCCGCCCAGGTGTCACCATTCCCGCCCAG gtGTCCCCAGTATGTTTTTTGGTGTCCCCATCCTGCTCAGgtgtccccatcctgccctcCGTGCCCCGCTCTCTCCGCAGGCAGCGATGCCCGTGGAGCCCCTGGTGTGCGCCCGCACGGCCACGCG GGTGAGCTCCGTGCTGAACCGGGACGTGAAGCACTTTGGGAAGCAGCACCTGTTCGATGGCAGCGAGGAGACCTGCTGGAACTCGGAccag gctgcagaaCAGGAGAGGAACTGGTGAAAATATCGGAGCTGTACCCCCAGGACAGCCACGCCATGCAA AGATTCCAGCTGGAGGAGACGGTGCTGGACAAGCTGAAGATCACCTTTGGGAGCAGCACGGATTTCTTCGGGAGGATCGTGGTTTATCACCTGGGCGTGCTGGGGGAGAGGCTCTAG
- the NR2C2AP gene encoding nuclear receptor 2C2-associated protein isoform X3, protein MCWVSPVRSKGPHSRPGVPSSAQSVPNAAGVSPALFWVSPMLSRCPQYVLGVLSVVQVSPLPPRCPHSRSGVPTPPRCPHLAQVSPSRPGVPILPRCPHPAQVSPFPPRCPQYVFWCPHPAQVSPSCPPCPALSAGSDARGAPGVRPHGHAGELRAEPGREALWEAAPVRWQRGDLLELGPGCRTGEELVKISELYPQDSHAMQRFQLEETVLDKLKITFGSSTDFFGRIVVYHLGVLGERL, encoded by the exons ATGTGTTGGGTGTCCCCAGTACGATCCAAGGGTCCCCATTCCCGtccaggtgtccccagctctgctcagagtGTCCCCAATGCTGCTGGAGTGTCCCCAGCGCTGTTTTGGGTGTCCCCAATGCTGTCCAGGTGTCCCCAGTATGTTTTGGGTGTCCTCAGTGTTGTCCAGGTGTCCCCACTCCCACCCAggtgtccccattcccgctcaGGTGTCCCCACtccccccaggtgtccccatcTCGCTCAGGTGTCCCCATCCCGCCCAGgtgtccccatcctgcccaggtGTCCCCATCCCGCCCAGGTGTCACCATTCCCGCCCAGGTGTCCCCAGTATGTTTTTTGgtgtccccatcctgcccag gtgtccccatcctgccctcCGTGCCCCGCTCTCTCCGCAGGCAGCGATGCCCGTGGAGCCCCTGGTGTGCGCCCGCACGGCCACGCG GGTGAGCTCCGTGCTGAACCGGGACGTGAAGCACTTTGGGAAGCAGCACCTGTTCGATGGCAGCGAGGAGACCTGCTGGAACTCGGAccag gctgcagaaCAGGAGAGGAACTGGTGAAAATATCGGAGCTGTACCCCCAGGACAGCCACGCCATGCAA AGATTCCAGCTGGAGGAGACGGTGCTGGACAAGCTGAAGATCACCTTTGGGAGCAGCACGGATTTCTTCGGGAGGATCGTGGTTTATCACCTGGGCGTGCTGGGGGAGAGGCTCTAG
- the NR2C2AP gene encoding nuclear receptor 2C2-associated protein isoform X4, which yields MLLECPQRCFGCPQCCPGVPSMFWVSSVLSRCPHSHPGVPIPAQVSPLPPGVPISLRCPHPAQVSPSCPGVPIPPRCHHSRPGVPSMFFGVPSMFFGVPILLRCPHPALRAPLSPQAAMPVEPLVCARTATRLSPVPDVPGAVALSPHRVSSVLNRDVKHFGKQHLFDGSEETCWNSDQGTSQWVTLEFPSPVRVSQLQLQFQGGFSSRLCTLEDSSWRRRCWTS from the exons ATGCTGCTGGAGTGTCCCCAGCGCTGTTTTGGGTGTCCCCAATGCTGTCCAGGTGTCCCCAGTATGTTTTGGGTGTCCTCAGTGTTGTCCAGGTGTCCCCACTCCCACCCAggtgtccccattcccgctcaGGTGTCCCCACtccccccaggtgtccccatcTCGCTCAGGTGTCCCCATCCCGCCCAGgtgtccccatcctgcccaggtGTCCCCATCCCGCCCAGGTGTCACCATTCCCGCCCAGGTGTCCCCAGTATGTTTTTTG gtGTCCCCAGTATGTTTTTTGGTGTCCCCATCCTGCTCAGgtgtccccatcctgccctcCGTGCCCCGCTCTCTCCGCAGGCAGCGATGCCCGTGGAGCCCCTGGTGTGCGCCCGCACGGCCACGCG gctgtccccagtccctgaTGTCCCCGGGGC ggtggcactgtcccctcaCAGGGTGAGCTCCGTGCTGAACCGGGACGTGAAGCACTTTGGGAAGCAGCACCTGTTCGATGGCAGCGAGGAGACCTGCTGGAACTCGGAccag GGCACGTCCCAGTGGGTCACCCTGGAGTTCCCCAGCCCCGTCAGGGTCtcgcagctccagctgcagttccAGGGGGGATTTTCCAGCCGCCTGTGCACGCTGGAAG ATTCCAGCTGGAGGAGACGGTGCTGGACAAGCTGA
- the NR2C2AP gene encoding nuclear receptor 2C2-associated protein isoform X5, whose translation MPVEPLVCARTATRLSPVPDVPGAVALSPHRVSSVLNRDVKHFGKQHLFDGSEETCWNSDQGTSQWVTLEFPSPVRVSQLQLQFQGGFSSRLCTLEGCRTGEELVKISELYPQDSHAMQRFQLEETVLDKLKITFGSSTDFFGRIVVYHLGVLGERL comes from the exons ATGCCCGTGGAGCCCCTGGTGTGCGCCCGCACGGCCACGCG gctgtccccagtccctgaTGTCCCCGGGGC ggtggcactgtcccctcaCAGGGTGAGCTCCGTGCTGAACCGGGACGTGAAGCACTTTGGGAAGCAGCACCTGTTCGATGGCAGCGAGGAGACCTGCTGGAACTCGGAccag GGCACGTCCCAGTGGGTCACCCTGGAGTTCCCCAGCCCCGTCAGGGTCtcgcagctccagctgcagttccAGGGGGGATTTTCCAGCCGCCTGTGCACGCTGGAAG gctgcagaaCAGGAGAGGAACTGGTGAAAATATCGGAGCTGTACCCCCAGGACAGCCACGCCATGCAA AGATTCCAGCTGGAGGAGACGGTGCTGGACAAGCTGAAGATCACCTTTGGGAGCAGCACGGATTTCTTCGGGAGGATCGTGGTTTATCACCTGGGCGTGCTGGGGGAGAGGCTCTAG
- the RFXANK gene encoding DNA-binding protein RFXANK isoform X1 produces MDSQSGGEAPALDGFPLKHSNTLTNRQRGNEVSALPATLDRNSFPMFLSLPALSIHQLAAQGELVQLKEHLKKGENLVNKPDERGFTPLIWAAAFGEIETVRHLLEWGADPHALAKERESALALASMGGYTDIVTLLLDRDVDINTYDWNGGTPLLYAVRGNHVKCVEALLAGGADLTEEADSGYTPMDLAVALGHKKVQQVIESHILKLFRNKRRKK; encoded by the exons ATGGATTCCCAGAGTGGCGGCGAGGCCCCGGCCCTGGACG gtttCCCCCTGAAGCATTCCAACACCTTGACCAACAGGCAGAGAGGCAACGAGGTGTCAGCGCTGCCAGCCACGCTGGACA GGAATTCTTTTCCCATGTTTCTATCTCTCCCAGCGCTGTCCATCCACCAGCTGGCCGCCCAAGGGGAGCTCGTCCAGCTGAAGGAGCACCTCAAGAAAG GTGAGAATTTGGTGAACAAACCGGACGAGAGGGGCTTCACCCCCCTGATCTGGGCCGCGGCCTTCGGGGAGATCGAGACCGTGCGGCACCTCCTGGAGTGG GGCGCGGACCCCCACGCGCTGGCCAAGGAGCGGGAGAGCGCGCTGGCGCTGGCCAGCATGGGCGGCTACACCGACATTGTCACCCTGCTGCTGGACAGGGACGTGGACATCAACACCTACGACTGG aACGGGGGCACCCCCCTACTCTACGCCGTGCGCGGGAACCACGTCAAGTGTGTGGAGGCCCTGCTGG CGGGCGGCGCTGACCTGACGGAGGAGGCGGATTCGGGGTACACCCCCATGGACCTGGCCGTGGCCCTGGGGCACAAGAAAG TCCAGCAGGTGATCGAGAGTCACATCCTGAAGCTGTTCCGCAAcaagaggaggaagaagtga
- the BORCS8 gene encoding BLOC-1-related complex subunit 8 isoform X2 yields MEEPEMQLKVKKVTDKFTESLYVLANEPSVALFRLQEHVRRSLPELAQHKSDMQSWEEQSQGAIYTVEYACSAIKGMADSGVYFKSIDSLLKHSIALKEQLNAAQGRSTSSSQSKNPPGTS; encoded by the exons atGGAGGAACCGGAGATGCAGCTGAAGGTGAAGAAAG TGACGGACAAGTTCACCGAGAGCCTGTACGTGCTGGCCAACGAGCCCTCGGTGGCGCTGTTCCGGCTGCAGGAGCACGTCCGCCGCTCCCTGCCCGAGCTGGCCCAGCACAAG tcggacatgcagagctgggaggagcagagccagggagccATTTACACCGTGGAGTACGCCTGCAG CGCCATCAAGGGCATGGCTGACAGCGGGGTTTACTTCAAGAGCATCGACAGCCTCCTCAAGCACTCCATCGCCCTGAAGGAGCAGCTCAACGCCGCCCAGGGCCGCAG cacctcctcctcccaaTCCAAGAATCCTCCAGGAACTTCCTGA
- the RFXANK gene encoding DNA-binding protein RFXANK isoform X2 has protein sequence MDSQSGGEAPALDGFPLKHSNTLTNRQRGNEVSALPATLDTLSIHQLAAQGELVQLKEHLKKGENLVNKPDERGFTPLIWAAAFGEIETVRHLLEWGADPHALAKERESALALASMGGYTDIVTLLLDRDVDINTYDWNGGTPLLYAVRGNHVKCVEALLAGGADLTEEADSGYTPMDLAVALGHKKVQQVIESHILKLFRNKRRKK, from the exons ATGGATTCCCAGAGTGGCGGCGAGGCCCCGGCCCTGGACG gtttCCCCCTGAAGCATTCCAACACCTTGACCAACAGGCAGAGAGGCAACGAGGTGTCAGCGCTGCCAGCCACGCTGGACA CGCTGTCCATCCACCAGCTGGCCGCCCAAGGGGAGCTCGTCCAGCTGAAGGAGCACCTCAAGAAAG GTGAGAATTTGGTGAACAAACCGGACGAGAGGGGCTTCACCCCCCTGATCTGGGCCGCGGCCTTCGGGGAGATCGAGACCGTGCGGCACCTCCTGGAGTGG GGCGCGGACCCCCACGCGCTGGCCAAGGAGCGGGAGAGCGCGCTGGCGCTGGCCAGCATGGGCGGCTACACCGACATTGTCACCCTGCTGCTGGACAGGGACGTGGACATCAACACCTACGACTGG aACGGGGGCACCCCCCTACTCTACGCCGTGCGCGGGAACCACGTCAAGTGTGTGGAGGCCCTGCTGG CGGGCGGCGCTGACCTGACGGAGGAGGCGGATTCGGGGTACACCCCCATGGACCTGGCCGTGGCCCTGGGGCACAAGAAAG TCCAGCAGGTGATCGAGAGTCACATCCTGAAGCTGTTCCGCAAcaagaggaggaagaagtga
- the LOC134553606 gene encoding uncharacterized protein LOC134553606, with translation MGGSGSVSVCPSVRKRPPREAPGASPGAEPARGSRPGGRRGRPGGHRGTEALPVPHSRFPIPGLLIPVPRSRSTSELPQRRHRGIARRLPRPGSAGPASSRCRFPVPVPRFPVPVPPGSLSRRFPVPVPRSQCRFPPVPSAGPPGSQCRFPGSRCRSPRFPVPVPPVPGAGSRSRSRGAPGARGRRSGAGIAAASILTSGILLLLLSLLHALRTSRNSPNSRKIPRPEPSRALYENDVDDKTTAAPEFHWEFHGELFQREFFHGELFHRELFQREFHGEFSFPPFPEGKARLGSTSSSRSGEFHGEFHGEFFQREFFHGEFHGEFSFPPFPEGKARPGSASSSGSGEFQRESQRELLHGELFHGEFSFPPLPKGKARLGSTSSSRSGEFHGEFQRELFQREPREFARTHRTLEAGSGLLLEQGNPWNAMRNSTGRDSTLV, from the coding sequence atggggggAAGCGGCTCcgtgtctgtctgtccgtccGTCCGCAAGCGCCCACCCCGAGAGGCTCCCGGGGCCTCACCGGGGGCGGAGCCggcccgggggtcccggccCGGAGGCAGGAGGGGCCGGCCCGGCGGACACCGCGGAACGGAGGCGCTCCCGGTTCCCCATTCCCGGTTCCCCATTCCCGGTCTCCTGATTCCCGTTCCCCGTTCCCGTTCCACGTCCGAGCTCCCGCAGCGGCGGCACCGAGGAATCGCTCGGCGCCTCCCCCGCCCCGGTTCCGCCGGTCCCGCCAGTTCCCGGTGCCGGTTCCCGGTGCCGGTTCCCCGGTTCCCGGTGCCGGTTCCCCCTGGTTCCCTGTCCCGCCGGTTCCCGGTGCCGGTTCCCCGGTCCCAGTGCCGGTTCCCCCCGGTTCCCAGTGCCGGTCCCCCCGGTTCCCAGTGCCGGTTCCCCGGTTCCCGGTGCCGGTCCCCCCGGTTCCCGGTGCCGGTCCCCCCTGTTCCCGGTGCCGGttcccggtcccggtcccgggGCGCTCCCGGAGCCCGTGGCCGCCGCTCTGGTGCCGGGATCGCCGCCGCCTCCATCCTGACCTCGGGaattctgctcctgctgctctccctgctccacgCCCTCCGAACATCCCgaaattccccaaattcccGAAAAATTCCCCGCCCGGAGCCTTCCCGAGCTTTGTACGAGAACGACGTCGACGACAAAACCACCGCGGCTCCGGAATTCCATTGGGAATTCCATGGGGAATTATTCCAGCGGGAATTCTTCCATGGGGAATTATTCCATAGGGAATTATTCCAGCGGGAATTCCATGGGGAATTCTCCTTCCCACCTTTCCCGGAGGGCAAAGCCCGGCTGGGAtccacctccagctccaggagcgGTGAATTCCATGGGGAATTCCATGGGGAATTCTTCCAGCGGGAATTCTTCCATGGGGAATTCCATGGGGAATTCTCCTTTCCACCTTTCCCGGAGGGCAAAGCCCGGCCGGGCTCCGCCTCCAGCTCCGGGAGCGGCGAATTCCAGCGAGAATCCCAGCGGGAATTACTCCATGGGGAATTATTCCATGGGGAATTCTCCTTCCCACCTCTCCCGAAGGGCAAAGCCCGGCTGGGAtccacctccagctccaggagcgGCGAATTCCAtggggaattccagagggaattaTTCCAGCGGGAGCCTCGGGAATTCGCCCGCACCCACAGGACGCTGGAGGCGGGCtcggggctgctcctggagcagggaaatcCTTGGAATGCCATGAGGAATTCCACGGGCAGGGACTCCACGCTGGTGTGA